GGCAAGAAAGATGTACTGGACGGTAAAAAGATCTTTGAGCTCTTCCACTCCCTGATCACGGATCACGATCGGGCCCAGATCGATATCGGTGCGGCTTCCGTTTGACAGGGACGTTCCCTCCTGGACCCATCGGTAGCGGCTGTCGACATTGGCCGAAATGGATTCCACCCACAGCCCCGATTCTCCCAGCAGCTCCAGCATGGATTCCCGGGTGAAGAACCGAAGATGGGACCGATCGAGAATCCCCTCCTCTTCGTAGCGGAAATGTCCCTCCGCCAGATCCTTGAGAACCTTGTGATGGCGGATATTCGGAATCGACAGGAGCACGACACCCGATGGTGACAGCCAGGGGAGATAACGCTTGATCAGGGCGCCCGGCTCCCGGACATGCTCGATGACATCGGCAAAAACGATGACATCAATGGATTCTTTGGGCATATCCGGAACCCACCGGGTCGCATCTTCCGTGACGACCCGATCGTAATGGAACGCAGCCTCCCTTGCTTTTTCCGGATCGTTTTCGATACCGGTCAGTTCCACACACCCCAGTTCCCGGCGAATTCCCCGACCCATCTTTCCGATGCCGCAACCGACATCAAGAATCGTTCTGGCTCCCGACGGGACGCGTTCGATCAGTTCTCCGCGTTCTTCCCGATAGCTTCTGGAAAGTCTCCAGGAAGAGGCTTTTTTGCGGATCAGGGTGGACCAGGTCTCGATGAAACGGTCGAGGGGGAATCGTCTGGAGACTTCGAGGCGCGCATTTTGTCCAAGTTCGCCCGCTTTCTCCCGGTCTTTTAAAAGAAGACGGAGGGATTCCGAAAGAGACGACGGATTTTCTCCCAGAAAGCCGGACCGGCCGTGGGTGATTGGAGAATCGGGATGCTCCAGAGCCACAACAGGCATTCCCGATGCCATCGCTTCGAGAAGGGAGAGGTTGTAACCGTCTTCGTGGGGGAAGACCGTGGCATGAAAATAGACCCGATGCTCCCGGAAGAGAGAGGCCAGATCGCTTTGGTTCCTCGACATCCGGGAGTCCGGGATCGAAGGATTGAGACCGACCACGGTCCGCGGAAGACCTTGCAGAGATTCTTCCATGACCCGGTATCCGAGCATCAGGTCCCGTTCTTTCAGAAAGTTCCCGACTTGCAGGACAGAAGCCCGGCCCCCCGTCCAGGGCCCCCATTCGGAGAGGTCCACCCCGGGAAGAATGACAGGGCCGGACACCCCCCAGTTCTTCTGTTTGGGTTCGGAGATCGAAACGATCTCCAGGTCGGACACCATGCGGAGGAGGTTCTGGAACCACTCGATATACCCCTGTCTGTCCACCGCGTTCCCGCCCAGGGCGATCATGGTATCCAGACGGTTATGGAGGACCAGAATTTGCGGCACCGGCGAATCCATCGTCGAAAGGAGATCGGTCGGATCGTGGGCGATGACAAGATCGAATCGTTCCCTTCGAAGATCCTCCAGCGCCTCCTTCAGGGAAACAAGCCTGCTTCCTCTTGGACAAGGTCGGAACTCATGCATCCAGCGATCGTATCCTCCCTTGCTTCGCTCCACAATCGTGAGGGAAACGCCCGGAATTTTTCCCAACAGGGCGATATACCCCTCATGCCAGTTAAACGTGAGTATGTTCGTCATGGTCGGCTCCTTCGGGAACAAATGAACCTCTTTTCAATGAAGATTCCAGGGTGGACAGGATTGTCCGGGCCCGATGAAGATATGTATGGCTCTCAAGGACCTTCTTGCGCCCGGAGGCGGCCATCCTTGTTCTGATCTCGGGATGATCCAGGAGGGTCCGGGCAACGTCGACCAGGGACCGGTCGTCATAGATCGCCAGATCTTCCCCCGGGACAAAAAGATCGCGCAATCCCGGAACGTCGTCGGTGAGCAGGCATTTTCCAATCGCGAGGCTTTCAAAGACCCGCATGTTGAGGTCGTTCTTGACGGAAGCGTTAAAAAGGAGGCGTCCTGTCGAAAGGAACCGGGGCATGGAGTCCAGAAAAACCCGTTCTGTCCGGACGGAAAAGCGGGTCGAAAGTCTTTTCAGGCGTCGGGTCCGTTCCTGCAGGGGGCTTTGGATACTTCCGGCAAACGTCACATCGACCTCTTCCGCGACAGGGTAAGGACAGTGGAGTTCGGGGTCACAGGCCAGCGGAAGCCAGATCACCGGTCTGTCCAGCTCTTCCTGGAACCGGGGGACAAAGGTTTTCTGGGCCAGAAAAACGAGGTCGAATTCCCGGGCCATAACCAGGTGGGACTCCGGATGAAGATGGGTGTCAATCAGATAACAGGCTTTCGGACAATCGAGCGACTTTAAAAATTCGCATCGGTAGAGAATGCCGGACTCAACGAACAAAAAGGCGTCGGGACGCCAGAATTCCGGCAGACCGTCGCGCAACTCCCGGTCGCTTCCATCCCCCAGAAAAATATCGTGGGATTTCCGGTAAGGAAGCAGAGAGAGGAGATTCCAGGCCCGAAAAATATCCTCTCCCGCCGTTGGACCGTAGGTGACCACCGACGCAAGGCGCCGCAGGGCCTTTTCCAGAAAAACCCCGGTTGTATGGGGAATGGCCGTATAGCTCATCAAAAGGTTCATGAGGTCTCCTCCGTGGATGACACTCCTGCATTCCTTTTTCCATAAGCAATGATTATGCCATTAAAATTTTTCCTTCTTTATTCATGTTTTACAGAAGAACTCGACCAGACAATCACGGAAACCCGGAAAAAACTTCCGTCTGTTGCGGCAAGTTCTTCCGGTAGGTGGGGGAACCCTAAACCGACGAGGATAGATTGGGAGAGGAGGGGATGGATTGTGTGTTCCGATAAGGATGGGATGCGATCCGGGAAGCCCGGTCGATTTCCCGGCAAAGAGGGCCGTCTTTTTCCAGAAAGGGAAGAAGAAGCCTCTTGAGTCTTTCCATCCGATGGTAACGTATCAGATTGATCGCGACATTTCCGGACACCGGGACGTTTTCCCGGGACAGAAGTTG
The sequence above is drawn from the Leptospirillum ferriphilum ML-04 genome and encodes:
- a CDS encoding methyltransferase domain-containing protein; translated protein: MTNILTFNWHEGYIALLGKIPGVSLTIVERSKGGYDRWMHEFRPCPRGSRLVSLKEALEDLRRERFDLVIAHDPTDLLSTMDSPVPQILVLHNRLDTMIALGGNAVDRQGYIEWFQNLLRMVSDLEIVSISEPKQKNWGVSGPVILPGVDLSEWGPWTGGRASVLQVGNFLKERDLMLGYRVMEESLQGLPRTVVGLNPSIPDSRMSRNQSDLASLFREHRVYFHATVFPHEDGYNLSLLEAMASGMPVVALEHPDSPITHGRSGFLGENPSSLSESLRLLLKDREKAGELGQNARLEVSRRFPLDRFIETWSTLIRKKASSWRLSRSYREERGELIERVPSGARTILDVGCGIGKMGRGIRRELGCVELTGIENDPEKAREAAFHYDRVVTEDATRWVPDMPKESIDVIVFADVIEHVREPGALIKRYLPWLSPSGVVLLSIPNIRHHKVLKDLAEGHFRYEEEGILDRSHLRFFTRESMLELLGESGLWVESISANVDSRYRWVQEGTSLSNGSRTDIDLGPIVIRDQGVEELKDLFTVQYIFLARRKIQAIFDRVDRLSADGAGVELIEILQEARQDPSLSQEEKTEIDLRIGEIACRGQQWETAREAYERSLETLSAAQDERGALGLAVLELLTGDFPQALLWFKMAFDMNPASWKALSGFAMACQELDRKDEALFYYAQSLLLHPAQEDILELFIRLAEESGQLSETVDAIRNYLKEVPEAVSERIRLIEILCELGRREEAENERRQFSTFHPDLPLPEVFQGTRGRDLSARQVS
- a CDS encoding CgeB family protein — its product is MNLLMSYTAIPHTTGVFLEKALRRLASVVTYGPTAGEDIFRAWNLLSLLPYRKSHDIFLGDGSDRELRDGLPEFWRPDAFLFVESGILYRCEFLKSLDCPKACYLIDTHLHPESHLVMAREFDLVFLAQKTFVPRFQEELDRPVIWLPLACDPELHCPYPVAEEVDVTFAGSIQSPLQERTRRLKRLSTRFSVRTERVFLDSMPRFLSTGRLLFNASVKNDLNMRVFESLAIGKCLLTDDVPGLRDLFVPGEDLAIYDDRSLVDVARTLLDHPEIRTRMAASGRKKVLESHTYLHRARTILSTLESSLKRGSFVPEGADHDEHTHV